ACGCCTCCAGCTTGATCGTCATGATCCGGCACGGCAGGTAGTCGAACGCCACCACGCCGTTTTCGATCGTCAGTTCCTGGAGGCTGTTCTCTTCCATGTCGCACAGGCTCGCCCGACGCACCGCGAACGGCAGATCGAAGCTCAGCCGCCCGCGCCCGCGAACGTTCGCCGACTCGTAGAACCGCACCACTGCGGCTTGGCTGTCCTCAGCGCCCTTGAACACCTCCAGCACCAGGTTCTCCGGCTCCAGCCGTAGGAAGCTCTTCTCCGCCGGCGCGGTCCTGCCGCAGGCCGCCACGATCGGCGAGATGTTCAGCTCGCGCGCGTATCGCACCGTTTTGGCCTGGTTCCATCGCCCGGCGTGCGGGTACAGGGCGTAGGTGAATTCATGGAAGCCGCGGTCCGCCTGCGGGTCCGGATTGATTGGCGCCCGCAGCAGCGTCAACCGCATCGTGTTGCCGATCGCGTCGCAGCCGAACTTGCTGTCGTTCAGCACGCTCACCCCGTAATCGCCCTCGGACATATCCATCCACTTGTGGCACGGCACCTCGAACTTGGCGATGTCCCACGAGGTGTTCCGGTGCGTCGGCCGATGGATGTGGCCGTACTGGATCTCGAAGCACGCCTGCGTCTGGTTCACCGTCGCCGGAAACGCCGCCTTCAGCAGCGTCTCGTGCTCGCGCCAGTCCACCCACGTCTTGAAATACACCACCGGGCAGTCGCGGTCGAGGTAGATCTCCTGCCGCACCCGGCTGTTCATCGCCTTCCACTCGACCGTGTAGCCGGCCCGCAGCGGCCCGCCGAACGGCCGGATCTCAGCCAGCTCGATCCGCCCCTTGTAAGGCTTTTCGACGAAGATCCGATCGATCTCCCAGCCGCTGTGCTCCTTGACGAACGGCTTGTCCTCGAAAAGCTGCAACTCGTTGCCCGGTCCGGCCAGGACCTCGCGGCCCGTCGTCTTGTCCACTACCGAATCGAGGTAACCGGTGACCCGGTTGATCGCTACCCGCAGGCAATCGTTCTCGATGGTGCAATTGCCGACCTCAACCGCCCGTTCGACCGCGCCCGTGTCACAGCCCTTGACGATCTGGAGCGTCCGGTATCCCACCGGCGGCAGTTCGCCCGCGTCCACCACGGCCGTCCGGTCGTTGAGCCGCTGGAGCGGCAGCGCCGCCCCGTCCGCGCCGGCCAGTGCCTTGCCTTCGGGCAACTCGACCTCGACCAGGCCCGACCGGCTATGCCCAAGGCTGTTGAACACCGCGAGCCGGTCGCCGCCTTCGCCCAGCAACTTGCCGACCGCCTTGCGCTCCAGCTCGGCTGCCCCGTCCAACGCCTCGTGGTAGATCCGCACCGCGTCCTCGAACACGTCGTGGGCCGACGAACCCGCCATCACGTCGTGGAACTGGTTCAGCAGCACCTTCTGCCACAGCAACCGGAACTCCTGGGCAGGGTAATCGCCCGCGTCCGCCAGCAGTGCCATCGTCTCGGCCCGGCACAGGGCGAACTCCGCCCGGCGGTTGAGCTTCTTGAGCTCCGCGTGCGTGGTCAGCGTGCCGCGATGGAACTCCAGGAACAGCTCGTCCCTCCACTGCGGCAACTGCGACTTGCATATCTCGTACTGCTCATGCAGGAACTCGCCCACCCGCTGCCAGCGGCCGTCGATCCGTCCGCCGAGTTTGTCCAGCGCCCGCATCCACTCGATCATCTCGAAGGTCACGCCGCCTCCGCCGTCGCCCCAGCCGAGCGCGTTGAGCAGCGCCCGCCGCGGCTCCTTGGGAAATCGCCGCTGCCAGCCCAGGTGAATGTCTACCGGGTCCGGCACGCCGTTGTATGTCGCGATCGCCGCGTCCGCCATCCACGGCACCGTCATGAAATACGTCGGAATCGTCGTCCCGTCCGGCCCCGTCCACTCAAAGAAGCTGTACGGAAACCGGTTGTACCGATTCCACGAGATCTTGGTCGTCACGAAAAAGTCGATGTTGCAGCCACGGGCGATCTGCGGCAGCGTCCACGGAAATCCAAACGTGTCCACCAGCCACAGCACCCGGCTCTCGACGCCCAACTCCTCGCGGAAAAACCGCCGCCCGTAGACGAGCTGACGCACCAGCGCCTCGCCCGACGGCACGTTGCAGTCCGGCTCGACCCACATCGCCCCGTCCGCGTCCCACTGGCCCTTGCCCACCGCCTCCCGAATCCGTTCCAGAAGCTGTGGAGCGTCCTCCTTCACGAATTGATACAACTGCGGCTGGCCCTGCTGGAAGACGTACTCCGGATAGCGGTCGATCAGCCCCAAAGCCGTCGTGAACGTCTGGGCCGACTTCTCCCGCGAGACCGCGTACGGCCAGGTCCAGGC
This window of the Phycisphaerae bacterium genome carries:
- a CDS encoding alpha-mannosidase, with the protein product MTDRLQTELVEYSDSRLDDVRALIAESCRDLLPVEVARTALARYIHSEDFDALAWQEAGRFFEFGTHDECWWIRRKAALPAATDGRVLGLRLDVGFQTGVGHGAILYLDGREYESFTPKMPHLFGGHEISILPKEFAARKEAEFLLKFYAGRDHGPIGKARPRLLEAFELVWFDPTAAKLFYTGMAVRRLLRTLEAGSGTHQELAELLKASLARIDFSTGAASARATLARGLEHLEKGLKKLSQDTPDLVTLVGVGHAHIDTAWTWPYAVSREKSAQTFTTALGLIDRYPEYVFQQGQPQLYQFVKEDAPQLLERIREAVGKGQWDADGAMWVEPDCNVPSGEALVRQLVYGRRFFREELGVESRVLWLVDTFGFPWTLPQIARGCNIDFFVTTKISWNRYNRFPYSFFEWTGPDGTTIPTYFMTVPWMADAAIATYNGVPDPVDIHLGWQRRFPKEPRRALLNALGWGDGGGGVTFEMIEWMRALDKLGGRIDGRWQRVGEFLHEQYEICKSQLPQWRDELFLEFHRGTLTTHAELKKLNRRAEFALCRAETMALLADAGDYPAQEFRLLWQKVLLNQFHDVMAGSSAHDVFEDAVRIYHEALDGAAELERKAVGKLLGEGGDRLAVFNSLGHSRSGLVEVELPEGKALAGADGAALPLQRLNDRTAVVDAGELPPVGYRTLQIVKGCDTGAVERAVEVGNCTIENDCLRVAINRVTGYLDSVVDKTTGREVLAGPGNELQLFEDKPFVKEHSGWEIDRIFVEKPYKGRIELAEIRPFGGPLRAGYTVEWKAMNSRVRQEIYLDRDCPVVYFKTWVDWREHETLLKAAFPATVNQTQACFEIQYGHIHRPTHRNTSWDIAKFEVPCHKWMDMSEGDYGVSVLNDSKFGCDAIGNTMRLTLLRAPINPDPQADRGFHEFTYALYPHAGRWNQAKTVRYARELNISPIVAACGRTAPAEKSFLRLEPENLVLEVFKGAEDSQAAVVRFYESANVRGRGRLSFDLPFAVRRASLCDMEENSLQELTIENGVVAFDYLPCRIMTIKLEA